A genomic region of bacterium contains the following coding sequences:
- a CDS encoding FAD-dependent oxidoreductase: MEAGDTKIVLRERKEVADGTTVFWFEVPAEFSFHAGQWVDITLMNPKYRDDGGVTRTLSIASSPHDKEKFMIVIRNGKSAFKRNLRDLAIGAEVRLTGIGGSFVLPEKSDRPIIMIAGGIGIAPMRGMIEWATHEKLSHRIALFYSNRTAGESAFLNELRAWENENFKLIATLTEGFDPTWKGERGRIDEKMVAKYAPDFSTARFYIAGPPAMVAATWQMLVAMGVDDGAIKTEEFSGY; encoded by the coding sequence ATGGAAGCCGGAGATACAAAAATCGTTTTACGGGAACGCAAAGAAGTTGCCGACGGCACGACGGTGTTTTGGTTTGAGGTGCCGGCAGAGTTTTCATTTCACGCCGGACAATGGGTAGACATCACGTTGATGAACCCCAAATATCGGGACGATGGAGGAGTGACGCGCACGCTTTCTATTGCCAGCTCGCCACATGATAAAGAGAAATTTATGATCGTGATACGCAATGGCAAGAGTGCCTTTAAGCGCAACTTGCGCGATCTTGCCATTGGCGCGGAAGTGCGGCTCACCGGCATCGGCGGTTCATTTGTGCTTCCGGAAAAATCAGACCGTCCTATTATCATGATTGCGGGCGGCATCGGCATCGCGCCAATGCGGGGCATGATTGAATGGGCGACGCATGAAAAGTTGTCCCATCGCATCGCGCTTTTTTATTCCAACCGCACCGCCGGCGAGTCCGCGTTTTTAAATGAACTGCGCGCATGGGAAAATGAAAATTTCAAACTCATTGCGACGTTGACGGAGGGATTTGATCCGACATGGAAGGGGGAGCGCGGCCGCATTGATGAAAAAATGGTTGCAAAGTATGCGCCGGATTTTTCAACCGCGCGTTTTTACATCGCCGGTCCGCCGGCAATGGTCGCTGCAACGTGGCAGATGCTGGTAGCGATGGGCGTTGATGATGGCGCGATAAAAACCGAAGAGTTTTCGGGTTATTAA